The Macadamia integrifolia cultivar HAES 741 unplaced genomic scaffold, SCU_Mint_v3 scaffold3029, whole genome shotgun sequence DNA window TTGAAACTTGATATGTAAGTTGGGGCATTGTGGCTTACCGTTCCACAAATTTTTGGACTCATATGATCTGTATATTAATTTTGAGGAAACCTTTGACTAAGGGTGCAGCACACGGGCCATTCTAGACTACATTTTTGAAAAGCCATGCCCTGCTTGGGCCCTCAGGTAGCCTAGCAAAAAGTTGGGCTGGGATATCTTAGTTCAAGCACAGCCTTTTCAGCCTAGCAAAAATAATTTTAACCTAAATATTTAAATGTTtaatgggagaaagaatgcaTCAGGCTATGTAGCGTACACTAGCTTATGTCCATGTGCATAAGGGGAAAGTATGTCAGGTTTGTctggccaaacttgcaccccctACCTTTGCCCaataataaaaacaatgaaTAGGTCTAATACCTCTTTCTTTAGGAAATGTAAGCTGTTAAATCCGGTTTCCTTGAGTTGAACATAGGCCATTTCATTAACAGTGTTGAAAAGAGCCAAGAAGCATATCTTCATATAGTCTGGAAGTTGTTCCACGGCCTCAATATCCCATCTGAAAGCAACATCAGCTAAGTTGAGatatatttcttaaaaaaatagcTTTATATATTAACACAGAATAGCCAAACAAACCTCTCCACCGCATCAGTAAAAAGCTCGAGTTCTTCCAAAGATCCATAAACATCATAAACATCATCGATCGTTGTTATTAGAGCAAGAACCTTTGTAAGTTCAATCctaaaattacttaaatgaGGTTCAGGGTTCATTCCCAATGCCCATAAAAACCGTTGGACCATATCATCTCTGACGAAACCCAAGTTTTCTCCAAGGCCCAAATGTTCCCACCACctataaaccaaaaaaaaaaaattgagtaatTTAGACCGCATGCAACACAAATgggcataatttttttttattatttttttttttaacgaggAACCCTTGAATCTGTCCAGTTTTAAGATTCAAGTCAACCACGACTAACCGATGTAATAGATCAGTCGTGAAGAGACTCGAACTGAAAACGTCTGTTAACATACGATGCCTTTGGACAAGTGGAATTACACCTGGTGGCATTAGGGTAACACACATGGACATGCATACCTTGACAATTCAGCTAGATCTTTCTGGTGTACAGCTTGGACAATGTTGAAATTTAACTTTGCTAGTTCAATTAAAGCAGGAATTGAGTTCTCCTTTTCCCCATAGATGTCAATGTACCACCTAGCTTCTAACCAATGCATCCTCCAGTGGAGAGGATGCTCCAAAGCATGAATCACTAATTTTGCAAGCCCTGGTTCCATATCACACTTGATCCCCTCCAAAACTGTCCTTGTGAAGTCTCTGGCCTCGTCCAATATATTTTCACCTTCTACAGCCAAGTGAGAAGCTTCATACAAACTTAGAACTCCCTTTACATCATCTAAAGAACTTGCTATGAAATTCCCTGCCTCATCTTTCAAGTGATTAAACACACCTATTCACAATTTAAGTTACTTttatgttagagagagagagagagagagagagagagagagagagagagagagagagagagagagagagagagagagagagagagcccaagggggtagcacagttggtgagcaacgaacttggtacaagccgtaaactcggatgtcctaagttcgactcccactaggcacatcttgggccactcacatgggatgtttagtgctcttcactgctttcagtgaaatcGGTATGATTCGGTCcatacggttgtggggtcaCTATGAGCCCACGGGATTAATCAGGCCACAGGCCTAGATACCTGTCGTTagcacaaaagagagagagagagagagagagagagagagagagagagaaggactaGTACCTTGGCTGATTTCATATCCATGTTGTCTAAGGAGCCTAAATTGAAGAGCGGTAGCATGAAGACTCTCCTCAGTTCTAGTATCCATATCTTTCATGCATGCTATGGTGTCCAAGGCTTTCTTGATCTCCTCCTCAAAGAGGTAGCTTAACCCAAGCCTTTCAATGTCATCAATCAGCTCAAGCTGACAAAGATGCCCCATGGCTCTATCATCAAGTTTATGCTTTACTTCATCTTCCAATTTCTTGGTCTTGTCCTTGTAGGCCTCTCCCTGTGAAATAAATTTGTCACCAAATAAATTACGAGGATATATAAGCATGGTTACAAAAGAAATAAGGATTTACTTACAGTGTAATCACTCTTTAAAGATTGCAGAAAATCGAAGCCCCAGATACTGGGCTGGTAGTTTGCAGATCTCCTTTCAGTTATTGGATCAAATGAAGGAGAGTTTACGTGGGATCGGATGCTTAAACTCATGCAATGATGGCTGAGAGGTTTTATTGGGACACTTCTGTAAGGAGTCAAGCCTTTGGAAAAGCAAGCAGTAGGCAGGATATGGAGATGAAGAGCCATGACTTAGTTGCAAAATCACCACTAGTTTATGGCCTATATATAGTTATACATTCATCCTTCTCCTTCCTATGAATTTAGcttttctgattttctttttttttttaaatgacttGAAAACTAAGGAGGCTCGAAGGAACCACATTCAAACCAAACTAAAATCACCAAAAGCATGTGTTAATTTAAATGTAGTGACTTATATGAGTTACATTGACACTACACCTACACTTCGCAACACGTGACGTCTGTTAGCGTGTTTCAATGGATGTAAACCACGTGGTGCCACATGTTTGATGCCCATAGAACCGAAGATCATCTAAACGACTTCAACACGTGTTTCTGAGAAGAACCGTCACAGTGTTGTTATCCTAATCTAGGCCGCTTCAGCTCCTTTACAGTTCGTGCGTGCGTTGCCAATGGATCAGGCTACTCTCCGTCTGGGTCAACTCGTAGACCCGATGATGTGATGATTTTAATGTTTCGAGACAAAACGTGAAGAACGAGATACTGATAAAAGTTTGGAAAATAAGACATCAAGAATTATTAGATCACCGTCTAAATACGTAATATTTATCTATATAATAATGAATAAGATCTAAACAATGAACGCTCAGAAGAGAATAATCTATCTTGATGGCAAATTAGATGATACTGATTTTCAgatctaagaaaagaaaatgacgaAAATAAAGGGATTCAACTCTCAAGGTGAGAAACACATGGTATTGGGCTATCTCAAAGGAGAAAACCCTTTTAAAACCGTTTTCATCTCTACAAATAAAACTGTTTTTCAGGTCAAAAATGTGGGCGGCAAACCAAGCCGCCGTGAGCCAATGTTGATGCGAAATGCATTTAATAACGTGGGCAGCACAGCCTACCAGCTCGAAATGCGAAATGCATTTAATGACGCAATGCCCTGTTGCCGTTGTCCCCCAACATTGATGCGAAAAAGTTTGTCTTCTTTTGATGTTAACCAAGAAAAGTTTGTCTTCTTTTGATGTTAACCAAGAAAAAGTTTGTCCTCTTTTGATAGATATAcacacataaatatatatatatatatataatattattgtGTGTACTTATGACATACTTAACTCCTATGCTTGgtgtttttggttttgttttgttttgtttttatttttgttttgttttttgttttttattttttgtattttgtcttttgtttttttattttttttagaaacaaaactaTTCATTAAAAAGACGTAGACTTGGGGATGTTGAATTATAATATTTCATCAAACATGTCAATCACGGAGTGCAATTTGGCCAAATTATGTTAAGGAGTCTACTACTAAGTTGTACTCCATAAGCacaaattagaaattaaatGTCAAGAAGTAAGAAGTAAATGAAATCATCAGCTGAATAAGAAGTGAAATAGTTGTGTTTCACCCTAAGATGTATTCATAGAGTTCTATACAACTAGTTTCCACCACTAGACAGTCAATACTTTTTGAGATTGCCTCCAACATACTACTTCTTATTGCTCAACGCCTCCCCTAATAAGGGAGATTGAAAGTACCAAGGTTCAGAAATTGCCACACAAACCAACCCCAATGGTCTCTatatcaaatataatatataatattattttgTGTAATCATTACATACTTTACTCCCGTGCttggtatttttttattttttatttttttgtagaaacaaaactattcaataaaaaaaatcacactTGGGTGTGTCGAATTACAATATTTCGTCAACCACGAAGTGAAATTTGGCCAAACTATACTGTTCGTAGATGATAGCACCTTCATAGCTAAGGAGTCGTTGTACTCCCTAAGCACAAATTGGAAATTATATTTTAAGTAGTAAAAAGTATGTGAATTATCCTCAACCACTGGCTGAATAAGAAGTCCAATAGTTGTGTTTCGCCCTGAGATGTATTCGTAGAGTTCTTTACAGTTAGTTTCCACCACTAACCAATCAATACTTTTTGAGATTGCCTCCAACATACTACTTCTTATTGCTCAGCTCCTCCCTAATAAAGCAGATTGAAAGTGCATGTAATGACCCAAACCCAAGATAGAGTAATACGTACTACCCTCACAGGCgatgatcaaatgatcaaaaaaataaaattaatatctTATAGATTACtccaaaaaattcataaatttaCTATATAGACCAAACGAACACAACGGAAAGAGTTCATATATAGGAAATTAAACTAAAGTCCGTAATCTACCAACTGACCATCATATGTTTAGTGGCTAAAAATAAAACCTTAATAAGtctattttaattgttttttaatgcaactactaaaataaaatagaatccaTCTTCTCTTCACATCCATTTGTGCTCCACTAACACATGTTTACTGATCTGTAGGGAAAAATGGTGGGTGAGCTTAACAAGCCCCGTGAGAAAAACCATGTCGtacgaaaaaacaaaaacatgcatACTAGTGAAAACATAATATTGACAGAGTCATGAAATACATAAAATATAGAAACacttccattctaaatatatgtAATTAcggataaaaaatatttttttgaatcattcataaataatttcatATGGTCATTACAAATACGATAAAGCCATTTATACTCTTAAAATCCTAAGGCAAGTCAATTATCACATGAACTATCCAATGCATCATGATAGTGAGGACACACCGCTAATCAACATGGCTGCCTATCTTGAGCCCTTTGACGGGACCCCTGAGTCCTTTGACGTGGTCGGTCGACACCTCCTGTCCTTTCCAAGCCCTTTGATGGGTTGGAGATGCCCTCATTTAGTACTTAAACCTATgagtgtcaattctgagcccgcACAGGTAGGTCCGACCGAGCCCGACATATTTACAACCCGACATGGACCAGtccatttaataaacgtgtcgggcttgagctcGACATGTTTACTAAATGGGCATTCATAGTGCAAGTAGTTAGCTCGTCGAGTGCCCAATCGAACCGACACGTTTATATGACCGGCTTGAACCGACTCGTTGTAGgccgacctagcccgaccccctttaatactacataaaattcctattttcccCTACtattaagaaacaaattaagatttttcccctttttttttgtaatatgatttgatttagttaagctttattttgtaagttataAAGGTCATAatcacttctttttctttgtaagaacaaccataatctcatattatttccctttttttattaaagatttgcctcACATATTTTTTGGCATCCAaccaacttaagaaaataattttagggtaggcacgtttaaagcccgtttaaacTTAAATAGGTCTACAACCCGGTTAAGGCTAGTTAAGACCAGTTtaaggaagcccgattaaagcccgacattGACCGacccgattataaaccgtaccataccccccaaagctaggcccgtttacttaaatgggcgCTCACGGTtcaaggcttccaagtggtcaagcgaTTAAGCTCGACTGAGACCAGCCCGgcctgaccggttgacacccctacttaaaCCCCTACTGAAATGGTGGTAGTCATATAGGGTTCTTTAtactgttcattttttttttctttcattgctttccctttcagtCCATTTTGTCCTTCCCAAGCTCTTTGAAGGGAATTCCTAGCCCTTTGACGGAGTGGACATAGATGGGCCTTCAGTTTCCATTCATTCTCTATCACTCAATAAGAGTATTGACATTCTTTTGAGGCCATTTCATCAATCTTAATATTCTATAAATTCATGTATTTCATTCTTAAAGAAAATCATAAGGCGATGTCATTAtactcttatatatatatatatatatataacataaaTGCTAAAACATGAGATGCTGTAAATGCATGTGAGATGCATATAAAATAATATCGTCACATTGATAAAAACACAAGCATGCCAAGATATGAAGTCGACAATATGACAAAGTTTCACTCACCTGAACCTCTACTATGATCAAGATCCTGATCGACATCTGAGATGGTtaagactgcacttgcacatgtcaggTTGCCGACATATCCCTTgggaggaatcaggtctagcataGTTCAGGTCTTTCACCCGATctaacataatatttcttgagttgatccatgttgaccaatcctggtaattcttcaccattgtggtctgtCATTTTGTTTACCCACTacattcctttttctttaccATCCACTTCTAGATCACTAAATATATCCTCAATTTACTACATTTCCTTTCCCACAGTGTGAGTGAAAGCAACCAAACACAGCATTGAAGAAGTCAACCAACCCCAACCAACCCTCTCAacattttcttcctctcctaTTAGGCGTCTGACCCTTAATCTAAATTATCCCTAACTCTATCCGGATACCCTATCCTATGTTTTTAACATGGGATTGTCCACCTCCAATATAGGAGGTACTTCTGACACAATTAAAGATTTCTGGTAGAGAAGTAGATCAATTGGTTAAATGTTAATGATTCTTGAAAGGTTTAAACCTTGTCTAAAGATGGCATCCTTGAAATTAATTAGTTGAAATGTAAGAAAttcattttataaataaaagagatttGGAGTCTAAATGTCGAAATGGCAATTGCAATAAAAGACTACGAAACTAAATGGGTTTGTCCATTCATTTTATTAAACGAAATCTACACATTAGACAGAACCGGTATCTACAATGCAGAGTGGCGAACGGAGTCACCAAATTTAAGAGATCCTTAACCAGGATGCATTCTAGGCAAGCACATGAGCTAGCTTCCCAATTTATAGATTGAGAAATGAAAGggaatatttaaaaataaataaatcatcaatgaaggaAGAAAATACCCATCCGTGGGTAATCCAAATGGTTAaggcgaattggggattgtgtgaatAGGCATACGGTtccaggttcgattccccatctgtgcaccGTGACACCATTTACTgttaaaccgattaacatataCATAGTAAGATTAAGTTATTCAAtattaagtttacatacatttaAACATAAATGGTttataaacggtttcggttttaaTATAAGAAACTGTTTAtaaatgatttggttttgattttacttaaaaaaaattacacctaATCCAATCGAACCGTCtatatcaaaatcgaaccaattaacacccttactttCATGCCTTGTACTGCTCCAACAATCTCTCCATGGCTTTTGCTGGAAACATAGAAACAATGTTGAGGGTTTCTTTGTGTATCTTGATGATAACTTTCACTTCTTCCATGTTTTCTCCTATCATCATCCATGGTTTCACCTTTTGAAAGAACTGATCAGAACAAACACTGCCTCACAGATCAACAAGAAAAACAAATCGGAAAGATCTTCTGAGATTCCTTTAAGATTATAGAAGATGAACCTTATTTTGGATCGATGATCGAATCTATATAAGCACAGGAATTtcatagaaaagaaaacaggAAAAGAGGAGAGTTTTGGCCATTTTAAAAAGAAGCAAGATATTTCTATTTTCCTGTAACTACTATGATTTGATCCATAATATTGTTTCTTGACCGTAAAGAGTAACTGAGAAAGGTCCAGGACATTCTataacccttttttctttttcctttttttttttttttttttttttagtggctGGGGTGGGATTACGGGTGTTAATCTGTTCGGTCTAGTTGGTTTTGATTGggccaatttttttcttttttgggtagaagttGAGTCACTTCCTATCTAATTAAGATTATGCACTTTTTCCACTCGTATAGATAATTAGGCCTCGTAGGTAAGCTTAGGCATGGACACATTGTATCTATTTAGTTGATTGATTTCAAATCAATAATGCAGCTCAATGTAATTGGGCTAATTGAACTATAATAGAGATTTAAATGGGTTAATTGGCTAAGTGGACTATATACAATCCTTGAACGGGCAATAAAAAGGCTATAATTGGTTTAAATAAGCTTAAGTGAGCTATAAATGGTTTATGTCAATTGGAAttagaacaaaaaatggaaaccaAATTTGAACTGAATAGCAGGAACCCTCTTCCTAGTCCTAGTGATGGGTCTAGTAGTGTAAATTGGTCTGATTTTTTGAGCTAGCGGTCCAGTTTTTTTTATAGTTATGGCTTTAAGTGGTCAGGACTAGAACCATATTAATGCACTAATCGGTTCTAATTCAGAGATCTAAAACCATTAACCACTGGATGAATTCATTCCGTTTCCTAATGGTTCGGTTCCAGCCCTGGTCCAAAATTGTCACCCTTAGATgggttaaaagaaaaatcacttCCGTTTTCATAATCTTTAAGCCATAACCCCAAGATAGAACTGAAACAGACATATATGAAAGGGTTTATGCATGACTCAGAGAAGGGGTTTAACATGGAATGTCAGATTGACTCCCACTAGCTAGGCACAGTACTACTTAATCAAATTATCATGTGTATGTTATAGGAATTCAAAACTCccttaaaaagagaaaagtcaCTCAAAATTGCCATTGTTTGTGAGAATCAACATAGCTGGATTAGTTCTTTTCAATGAAACGAaggaaatgagaaagagaaagagaaaacgaGGATAAGACGATGATGATCCGTTGTTGAAGCTGTAGTTGCGATGGGATTATTGGGATTCCATGTGGATGATGGATGTAATAATTTCACATcataagttttttattttttattttttattttttattttttattttttattttttttgtaacaatAGCTTAACGTGAAGATTTATATGTACTTGTGTACTTTCTTCTAAATGGCCTACCTATTTTTAATACAAGATTATTACTTCTGCCATCCGCGTGAAACCTCAATAGAGATCCTTGGGCTATGataaaaaagaagttgaagaaaagTGAACCCTATCATTTGAGCAAAGTGATATTGCTAGGCGATGAGGTGCAGAAGCATGTGCTGCCCTACCTTTACTATTGTGTCATTTGAGGGATAAATGTATAAAGAAGTAGGATAATGAAGGAAAAACATGTATGTTAAACCATGTAAAGTGCCAAAGTTTGTAGGCTTCTTACTAgctattttcttgtaattgagTAATAATGACTCAGGATTTTACCTCTATACATACATATACATACCTATGCAAGTATTTGTTATctttggaagaaagaaaatttgattAAAGGAGATGACTTAATACATTCAGGTGAGTACCAGAGTTCTGAATTTTAGTCTTCTTACGCATAACAAGGTAAGCGATAAGTTTAAACAAAAGCACAAGATCGCTAGATTGCCTGAGACAAAAATTAGCTATAAAAAGAGTTTTCTATACATCAAGAAATAAGGGATTAACGTTCCAAGGCCCGAGCTATTGGGATccactttctttctctgtatttAATGAATTCTAAATATCAGTAGCAAAGGCATACAAGAATGTTCTCGTATGTGAACCTAGCCAAGAGGGATCAGCACTTTTTTAtgctttttaatattttctttcgaTATATTGGCAATTAACATGCATCGTCTCTTTTCCTGTCACTATCATTGCATGTTTCCTATCTTTCATTGTTACTATGATACATACACGGAAGAACTCAATCTCATAAATCAAGTTACAAAATGAAGGGACCCAAGACAAGACGATATCAACCCATATCAATTCCTATTGAAATCGGATGTGAGATCAACCTCATGCATATGACTGATATGGGACCCTAACATACTggtttctagatttttctttaaGACTGAGGAACAAGAAcaacaattgaagaaaaggaaCATGGAATGTAAGATAGTGCCATCAGATACATGCCTAGTCTTCTCCTCATTTCATCTTCATCAGGTGGTAATGGTTCTCACTCTAAATCCATTATAAGCTCCGGATCAATATCAAAGTTCCAGTacctataaaaagaaaaagaaaaatattagagTTCCAGTCAATTTCATCAATATAGATGGTATATCTGGATAAAGCAGAGAGATGCTGTCAAAGGAGGCCACTGATCTTTACATGCCTCTTCACCCAGCTGAATCGTTCCAATAGAAAAGCATCATCACCTCCTTGGCTTTCAAGAATTTTATCTACAAAACTAAACCAGTACCTCTCCAGCAATCCCACCATTCCTTTTGCTCGAAACTGTACAGAAAAAATCTGCAAGAATCCACCAATTAAGAAACACGAAAAACACCCACAAGATCAAATAAACAGACACAAATATCTGCGATCTTGTGGGTTTGTTCGTGCATCTTGATGAAAACCTTTTTCATCTTTTCCATATCCTTTTCtcctatcatcatcatcatcatcatcatcatcatcctccatAGTACGTACGTATAACCTTTTGAAAGAACTCATCAGAACTAACACTGCCTTACAGATCAACAAGAAGAACACATAAACAAGAACGAAACCGGAATGAACTTCCACTTTCCTTTTAGCTTATTATGGATCGATGATCGAATCTATAAAAGCATTGGAATttcagagaaaagaaaacagaaaaagagaagagtaaCGGTCTTTTTAAAAAGAAGCAAGATGCATCTGTTTTTagttattagagagagagatgtatgaaagaaaaaataattgaaaaaacgTTTGGATTGTTGTGTTTCCAGCTTTAAGGGTCAGGACCAGATCTATACCAATAAGCTAAAACGGTTCCATATCTAAGATCTAAGACAATTAATTATTGGGTGAATCAGTTCAATCCAATTCCCAGCCCTGGTCCAAAATGGGGATCCATAGATGGCGTAAGCTTTGAGCCATAAACCCAAGATTGGACTGAAATAGACATATATAGAACAACCACTCAAAAGTACTAAGAAACATTTAAGCAATGATTTATAAGGGGTTTAGCATGAAATGTCAACCCGAAGGGTGTAGCTCAGTTAGCAAGGGAGTCAACCTAAATCAACATGTGTCTTGAGTTCGGTTCTACTTACCCCTTGGGGTCAATTCCACTGTTTCTATGGTCCGAATAGGAGTTTGACACTAACCTGACTCACTTGTGTGGGGATACCCATGTGCCCAGGCATTACTTGGGCCAATGTTCTAGAGACTCTAGACACCCTCATTTTGGGGTGTCCATTCTAAGCCCGCACCGGTGGGCTTGATCGAGCCCGAGACGTTTATGGCCTGATCTGGACTTGCcggattaataaacatgttgggcttAATCCCGgcctgtttataaataggtagtacattgTGCAAGAGGTAAGCCCGATGTGCCTCCTGACTGGCCCAAcccatttacaagcccgactcgGCCAACATGTTTATCTAGACcgttatataggtattttgaattttttttgggatagaataaggtttatattgatatttttatcaattattaattgtaattaagtgtaatatatttttcaa harbors:
- the LOC122067641 gene encoding alpha-terpineol synthase, chloroplastic-like gives rise to the protein MALHLHILPTACFSKGLTPYRSVPIKPLSHHCMSLSIRSHVNSPSFDPITERRSANYQPSIWGFDFLQSLKSDYTGEAYKDKTKKLEDEVKHKLDDRAMGHLCQLELIDDIERLGLSYLFEEEIKKALDTIACMKDMDTRTEESLHATALQFRLLRQHGYEISQGVFNHLKDEAGNFIASSLDDVKGVLSLYEASHLAVEGENILDEARDFTRTVLEGIKCDMEPGLAKLVIHALEHPLHWRMHWLEARWYIDIYGEKENSIPALIELAKLNFNIVQAVHQKDLAELSRWWEHLGLGENLGFVRDDMVQRFLWALGMNPEPHLSNFRIELTKVLALITTIDDVYDVYGSLEELELFTDAVERWDIEAVEQLPDYMKICFLALFNTVNEMAYVQLKETGFNSLHFLKKEWVDLCKAYLIEAKWYYNNHRTTLEECLNNAITTISVKVILIHAFFSLRQTFRKEALYCFSQYPSLLTWPSMIVRLANDLGTSKDELERGDVLKSIQSYMHQTGASEDVAREHIRHMIDETWKKLNKEVIISDESLLPQHFIRTTVNLVRISLFIYQYGDGHATIDNESKNQITSLFFEPIPLVVT